The Chlorocebus sabaeus isolate Y175 chromosome 9, mChlSab1.0.hap1, whole genome shotgun sequence genome includes a window with the following:
- the HHEX gene encoding hematopoietically-expressed homeobox protein HHEX has protein sequence MQYPHPGPAAGAVGVPLYAPTPLLQPAHPTPFYIEDILGRGPAAPTPAPTLPSPNSSFTSLVSPYRTPVYEPTPIHPAFSHHSAAALAAAYGPGGFGGPLYPFPRTVNDYTHALLRHDPLGKPLLWSPFLQRPLHKRKGGQVRFSNDQTIELEKKFETQKYLSPPERKRLAKMLQLSERQVKTWFQNRRAKWRRLKQENPQSNKKEELESLDSSCDQRQDLPSEQNKGASLDSSQCSPSPASQEDLESEISEDSDQEVDIEGDKGYFNAG, from the exons ATGCAGTACCCGCACCCCGGGCCGGCGGCGGGCGCCGTGGGGGTGCCGCTGTATGCGCCCACGCCGCTGCTGCAGCCAGCACACCCGACGCCCTTTTACATCGAGGACATCCTGGGCCGCGGGCCCGCCGCGCCCACGCCCGCCCCCACGCTGCCGTCCCCCAACTCCTCCTTCACCAGCCTCGTGTCCCCCTACCGGACCCCGGTGTACGAGCCCACGCCGATCCACCCCGCCTTCTCGCACCACTCCGCCGCCGCACTGGCCGCTGCCTACGGACCCGGCGGCTTCGGGGGCCCTCTCTACCCCTTCCCGCGGACGGTGAACGACTACACGCACGCCCTGCTCCGCCACGACCCCCTGG GCAAACCTCTACTCTGGAGCCCCTTCTTGCAGAGGCCTCTGCATAAACGGAAAGGCGGCCAGGTGAGGTTCTCCAACGACCAGACCATCGAGCTGGAGAAGAAGTTCGAGACGCAGAAATATCTCTCTCCGCCCGAAAGGAAGCGTCTGGCCAAGATGCTGCAGCTCAGCGAGAGACAG GTCAAAACCTGGTTTCAGAATCGACGCGCTAAATGGAGGAGACTAAAACAG gaGAACCCtcaaagcaataaaaaagaagaacTGGAAAGTTTGGACAGTTCCTGTGATCAGAGGCAAGATTTGCCCAGTGAACAGAATAAAGGTGCTTCTTTGGATAGCTCTCAATGTTcgccctcccctgcctcccaggaagACCTTGAATCAGAGATTTCAGAGGATTCTGATCAGGAAGTGGACATTGAGGGCGATAAAGGCTATTTTAATGCTGGATGA